One window of Quercus robur chromosome 5, dhQueRobu3.1, whole genome shotgun sequence genomic DNA carries:
- the LOC126728342 gene encoding FT-interacting protein 3-like → MEDFAIKETTPNIPAANGSMLPGTALDIVEQMDFLFVKVFNARGFIAFDGPYIANPQVVVNPYVVVKVGRYKVATKYLKSSLDCAETFAFKEEQINSDEEIEILLKDGAAITIGKFSLLISDAIRRDSVGTSYAPCWYVLKDRNNRNTNMEVNLTYWMGTQADAEFASSWHSDSAVDMCCIPFTRSRQYHSPILCYLRVSVNEAVLRGNNGNGAKIYVKATLGDVAKKTKVSNKVNPKWDEIILFVVAEPLDGSLVLTVKVQPNGERSVIIGRCTVPLENVQKREDDTPIVSDWYNLVGPEGMVGKFHMGISLEGGCHVFDESIHYSSDFRPTANSGIPSIGVLHLGILNAAGLRVMKLIENRTDAYCVAKYGSRWVRTRTILDSVAPQWNEQFSWLVYELYTVLCIAVFDNCHLHGGPEALHQQIGKIRIRLSTLEVNHVYTFSYPLAVTRYSKVKKMGEIQLAVRLSSSTSLINRLRTYSQPLLPKMQCSSTLSEFKLDKLKNEAASLIVLSLTRDEPPLRKEVISYMLDVSVETWSLQKAIANYDRVRMVVISFLDWFENIRNWRFTMIFVYASLLLAILFPNMLLPIIFLGLVGAWLWRYRKRPRLPPDVHIKLTGIVINSRYDQLRVIGRMQTALGELATLGERVESLLSWRDGLGSSVFFVVFVFLCVAAFCITYAIGCRWFMVFLMVLLVVRLPIHRIISISYLKNFLDRMPTRTDSMF, encoded by the coding sequence ATGGAGGATTTTGCTATAAAGGAGACCACCCCCAACATTCCTGCCGCGAATGGTTCCATGCTGCCTGGAACTGCATTGGATATAGTCGAACAAATGGACTTTTTGTTTGTCAAGGTTTTCAATGCAAGAGGTTTTATAGCATTTGATGGTCCATACATTGCTAATCCTCAAGTGGTGGTGAATCCCTATGTGGTAGTGAAGGTTGGGAGATACAAGGTTGCCACCAAATATCTCAAGTCAAGCTTAGACTGTGCTGAAACTTTTGCCTTCAAGGAAGAACAAATTAACAGTGATGAAGAAATTGAGATCCTTCTGAAGGATGGGGCTGCCATCACCATTGGgaaattttctttgttgatcTCCGATGCTATTCGGCGGGATTCAGTTGGTACTTCATATGCACCTTGTTGGTATGTGTTAAAGGATAGAAACAATAGGAATACAAATATGGAGGTTAATCTAACCTACTGGATGGGGACTCAAGCCGATGCAGAATTTGCTAGTTCTTGGCATTCGGATTCAGCTGTTGATATGTGTTGCATTCCTTTTACCCGTTCAAGACAATACCATTCACCAATTCTTTGTTATCTTAGAGTTAGTGTGAATGAAGCAGTGCTTAGAGGTAACAATGGGAATGGCGCAAAAATTTATGTGAAGGCCACACTTGGAGATGTCGCCAAGAAAACTAAGGTGTCAAATAAGGTGAATCCTAAGTGGGATGAGATTATTCTATTTGTTGTGGCTGAGCCCTTGGATGGATCATTAGTTTTGACAGTAAAGGTGCAACCTAATGGGGAGAGAAGTGTAATTATTGGGAGGTGCACAGTTCCCCTAGAAAATGTGCAGAAGAGAGAGGATGACACACCTATTGTTAGTGATTGGTATAATCTTGTGGGGCCTGAAGGAATGGTTGGGAAGTTTCATATGGGGATCTCCTTGGAGGGTGGATGTCACGTTTTTGATGAGTCGATCCATTACAGCAGTGATTTCAGGCCAACTGCAAATTCAGGGATACCTAGTATTGGGGTTTTACATTTGGGAATCTTGAATGCGGCTGGTTTGCGGGTAATGAAGCTGATAGAGAATCGAACAGATGCTTATTGTGTGGCTAAATACGGGTCAAGGTGGGTGCGTACAAGGACGATTCTTGACAGTGTTGCTCCACAGTGGAATGAGCAATTTAGTTGGCTTGTCTATGAACTATATACTGTCCTTTGCATTGCAGTGTTTGATAATTGTCACTTGCATGGAGGACCTGAGGCACTTCATCAACAGATTGGGAAGATAAGGATTCGGCTATCTACCTTGGAAGTGAATCATGTTTATACATTTTCTTATCCACTTGCAGTCACACGATATTCTAAGGTAAAGAAGATGGGTGAAATTCAGTTGGCAGTGAGGCTTTCTTCTTCTACATCTCTTATTAATAGGCTTCGTACATATTCACAACCCTTACTTCCCAAGATGCAGTGCTCTAGTACGTTGTCTGAATTCAAGCTAGATAAATTGAAGAATGAAGCAGCTTCTTTGATTGTGTTGAGCTTGACCCGTGATGAGCCACCATTAAGAAAAGAGGTCATTAGCTATATGCTAGATGTCAGTGTAGAAACATGGAGCCTACAAAAAGCCATAGCCAATTATGATAGGGTCAGAATGGTTGTCATCAGTTTTCTTGATTGGTTTGAGAATATACGCAATTGGAGATTTacaatgatttttgtttatgcCAGTCTGCTACTTGCGATTCTCTTTCCAAATATGCTATTACCTATCATATTTTTAGGCCTTGTTGGGGCTTGGCTTTGGCGATACAGAAAGAGGCCAAGACTTCCTCCTGATGTGCATATCAAATTGACTGGCATAGTTATTAACAGTAGATACGATCAACTGAGGGTCATTGGGAGGATGCAGACAGCTCTTGGTGAATTGGCAACTCTAGGGGAAAGGGTGGAGTCTTTGTTGAGCTGGCGGGATGGTCTAGGTTCATCCGTGTTTTTTGTGGTGTTTGTATTCTTATGTGTGGCTGCATTTTGCATAACATATGCCATTGGTTGCCGGTGGTTTATGGTCTTTCTTATGGTGCTTCTTGTGGTAAGGCTCCCAATACACCGTATTATTTCCATTTCATATCTGAAGAACTTTTTGGATAGGATGCCTACAAGAACCGATAGCATGTTTTGA